The Budorcas taxicolor isolate Tak-1 chromosome 18, Takin1.1, whole genome shotgun sequence genome window below encodes:
- the IZUMO1 gene encoding izumo sperm-egg fusion protein 1 yields MGPWGLPLLVATLAGCLFPARGCVICDPKVREALNSLEVDYLPGHLEANHQKKVMEKIKQAVEDFKDLPIDEDSYMGVVDEATLEKASWSLLKDMKRITDSDAKGELFVKEMLWMLHLAKNTFASYAAQFQKEAFCPNKCGLMLQPLIWCSTCQKQVHACRKSKNCGEREVKVHQMEDMILDCELNWHKISQGLTDYSFYRVWKNNSETLVSRGKQPILTKTMVRPKDAGTYRCELGSIQSSPATIIYFHVTVLPKRIQEEIPSPNTETQDETALGEVALDLPHTTVEPQTPKPEQLLRRRLFGVLIWGLVVLTVCVLIA; encoded by the exons ATGGGGCCGTGGGGGCTTCCCCTCCTGGTGGCGACTCTGGCCGGCTGCCTGTTTCCTGCCAGGGGCTGTGTCATTTGTGATCCAAAGGTCAGGGAGGCGCTAAACTCCTTGGAGGTGGATTACCTGCCTGGCCACCTGGAGGCCAACCATCAGAAAAAAGTGATGGAAAAGATAAAGCAGGCAGTGGAAGATTTCAAGGACCTGCCGATTGACGAGGACTCCTATATGGGGGTTGTCG atGAGGCCACACTGGAAAAGgcatcctggagtttgctgaaggATATGAAACGCATCACAGATAGTGATGCAAAAG GTGAGCTCTTCGTGAAGGAGATGTTATGGATGTTGCACCTGGCAAAGAATACCTTTGCCAGCTACGCTGCTCAGTTTCAAAAAGAGG CTTTTTGTCCCAACAAATGTG GTTTGATGTTGCAGCCTCTCATCTGGTGCAGTACCTGCCAGAAGCAGGTTCACGCTTGTCGAAAATCTAAGAATTGCGGAG AGCGCGAAGTCAAGGTCCATCAAATGGAAGACATGATCCTGGACTGTGAGCTCAACTGGCATAAAATCTCTCAAGGCCTGACCGATTACAGCTTTTACAGG GTTTGGAAGAACAATTCTGAGACCTTGGTGTCCAGGGGGAAGCAGCCCATCCTGACCAAGACCATGGTGCGCCCAAAGGATGCAGGTACCTATCGCTGCGAGCTGGGTTCCATACAATCCAGTCCAGCCACGATCATCTATTTTCACGTCACAG TATTGCCCAAAAGAATCCAGGAGGAGATACCGTCACCAAACACCGAGACTCAGGATGAGACGGCCCTGGGAGAGGTGGCTTTGGATCTCCCCCACACAACCGTCGAGCCACAGACTCCGAAGCCGGAGCAACTGCTGAGAAGACGCCTGTTCGGGGTGCTGATCTGGGGCTTAGTGGTGCTCACAGTCTGCGTTCTAATCG
- the FGF21 gene encoding fibroblast growth factor 21 produces MGWDEAKFKHLGPWVPVLAVLLLGTCRAHPIPDSSPLLQFGGQVRQRYLYTDDAQETEAHLEIRADGTVVGAARQSPESLLELKALKPGVIQILGVKTSRFLCQGPDGKLYGSLHFDPKACSFRELLLEDGYNVYQSETLGLPLRLPPQRSSNRDPAPRGPARFLPLPGLPPAPSDPPGLLAPEPPDVGSSDPLSMVGPSYGRSPSYTS; encoded by the exons ATGGGCTGGGACGAGGCCAAGTTCAAGCACTTGGGCCCGTGGGTCCCTGTGCTGGCTGTCCTCCTGCTAGGAACCTGCCGGGCGCATCCCATTCCAGACTCCAGCCCCCTCCTCCAGTTTGGGGGCCAAGTCCGCCAGCGGTACCTCTACACGGATGATGCCCAGGAGACAGAGGCCCACCTGGAGATCAGGGCCGATGGCACAGTGGTGGGGGCGGCCCGCCAGAGTCCCGAAA GTCTCTTGGAGCTGAAAGCCCTGAAGCCAGGAGTCATTCAGATCTTGGGAGTTAAAACATCCAGGTTCCTGTGCCAGGGGCCAGATGGGAAGCTGTACGGATCG CTGCACTTTGACCCCAAAGCCTGCAGCTTCCGGGAGCTGCTTCTTGAAGATGGGTACAATGTCTACCAGTCGGAGACCCTGGGCCTTCCACTCCGCCTGCCCCCGCAGCGCTCATCCAACCGGGACCCGGCCCCGCGGGGACCTGCTCGCTTCCTGCCGCTGCCAGGCCTGCCCCCGGCGCCCTCGGATCCTCCAGGGCTCTTGGCCCCCGAGCCTCCCGACGTGGGCTCCTCGGATCCCCTGAGTATGGTGGGACCCTCGTATGGTCGAAGCCCCAGCTACACTTCTTGA
- the FUT1 gene encoding LOW QUALITY PROTEIN: galactoside alpha-(1,2)-fucosyltransferase 1 (The sequence of the model RefSeq protein was modified relative to this genomic sequence to represent the inferred CDS: inserted 2 bases in 1 codon; substituted 1 base at 1 genomic stop codon) — protein sequence MPGPAPDARAWPDSEHPQTPEWKRVKSTDRSIRIKHGSCKLDLXVHEKMRLLGRPAMWAPSHRHLCLIFLLACVFACVVFLLIHQNLLHSGLDLFLLCPDRSRVTSPVAILCLSGTPVNTNATFSCPKHPASISGTWTIDPKGRFGNQMGQYATLLALAQLNGRQAFIQPSMHAVLAPVFRITLPVLAPEVDRHTPWQELELHDWMSEEYAHLKEPWLKLTGFPCSWTFFHHLREQIRSEFTLHEHLRQEAQRSLSGLRFPRTGDRPSTFVGAHVRRGDYLQVMPLHWKGVVGDHAYLQQAMDWFQAXHKAPIFVVTSNGMEWCRENIDTSRGNVIFAGDGQEGAPHKDFALLTQCNHTIMTIGTFGFWAAYLAGGDTVYLTTFTLPDSSFLKIFKPKAAFLPKWVGINADLSPLQMKAES from the exons ATGCCCGGGCCAGCTCCAGACGCCCGGGCGTGGCCGGACTCGGAGCATCCACAGACACCGGAGTGGAAGAGGGTGAAGTCGACGGACCGGAGCATCCGGATCAAGCATGGCAGTTGCAAGCTAGATCT TGTCCACGAAAAGATGCGGCTGCTAGGGAGGCCAG cCATGTGGGCTCCCAGCCATCGTCACCTCTGTCTGATCTTCCTGCTAGCCTGTGTTTTTGCTTGCGTCGTCTTCCTCCTCATCCACCAAAACCTCTTGCACAGTGGCTTAGACCTGTTCCTGCTGTGTCCAGACCGTAGCCGGGTGACCTCTCCCGTGGCCATCCTTTGCCTGTCAGGCACACCAGTGAACACCAACGCCACCTTTTCCTGTCCCAAGCATCCTGCCTCCATCTCAGGAACTTGGACTATCGACCCCAAAGGCCGGTTTGGGAACCAGATGGGGCAGTACGCCACGCTGCTGGCCCTGGCTCAGCTCAATGGCCGCCAGGCCTTCATCCAGCCCTCCATGCACGCCGTCCTGGCCCCCGTGTTCCGCATCACACTGCCTGTGCTGGCGCCCGAGGTGGACAGACACACTCCCTGGCAGGAGCTGGAGCTTCATGACTGGATGTCGGAGGAGTACGCCCACTTGAAGGAGCCCTGGTTGAAGCTCACGGGCTTCCCTTGCTCCTGGACCTTCTTCCATCACCTCCGGGAGCAGATCCGCAGCGAGTTCACCCTACACGAGCATCTGCGGCAGGAGGCGCAGCGTTCGCTGAGTGGGCTCCGCTTCCCCCGCACCGGGGACCGCCCGAGCACCTTCGTGGGTGCCCACGTGCGCCGCGGGGACTACCTACAAGTGATGCCCCTCCACTGGAAGGGTGTGGTGGGGGACCACGCTTACCTCCAACAGGCTATGGACTGGTTCCAGGCCTGACACAAAGCCCCCATCTTTGTGGTCACTAGCAACGGCATGGAGTGGTGCCGGGAAAACATTGACACCTCCCGGGGGAATGTGATCTTTGCCGGAGATGGGCAGGAGGGTGCGCCCCACAAAGACTTTGCGCTGCTCACACAATGCAACCACACCATCATGACCATTGGCACCTTTGGCTTCTGGGCCGCCTACCTGGCTGGTGGAGACACCGTCTACCTGACCACCTTCACCCTGCCTGATTCCAGCTTCCTGAAGATCTTTAAACCTAAGGCTGCCTTCCTGCCCAAGTGGGTGGGCATTAATGCGGACTTGTCTCCGCTCCAAATGAAGGCTGAGTCTTGA